The following are encoded in a window of Neomicrococcus lactis genomic DNA:
- a CDS encoding sulfite exporter TauE/SafE family protein, whose amino-acid sequence MIEWLTSLQGSGLENIELSTVLMVVLAGLAAGWVDAVVGGGGLIQLPMLLLVPGITPVQALATNKMGSIFGTTTSAITFYRRAHPDLKTAIPMAVIALVGSFAGAIVATMLPASVIKPVIVVALIAVLIFTALKPTAGTLTELKYDGAKHLSIAALIGLSVGFYDGLLGPGTGSFLIIAMVMFLGYSFLAASAKAKIVNLATNAGALMFFLPSGHLLWGMGLILGLSNMVGGYIGARMAISKGANFVRVIFLVVVSVLIVRLGWDVIAG is encoded by the coding sequence ATGATCGAGTGGCTCACCAGTCTCCAAGGTTCAGGCCTCGAAAACATCGAACTCAGCACTGTGCTGATGGTTGTTCTTGCCGGTCTCGCGGCAGGCTGGGTGGACGCGGTCGTGGGCGGTGGCGGCTTGATCCAGTTGCCCATGTTGCTGCTTGTACCGGGAATTACCCCGGTACAAGCGCTGGCAACGAACAAAATGGGTTCCATTTTTGGAACTACCACGTCGGCCATCACGTTCTACCGACGTGCGCATCCTGACCTCAAAACCGCGATTCCCATGGCGGTCATCGCACTCGTGGGATCTTTCGCGGGCGCCATTGTGGCGACCATGCTCCCGGCTTCGGTCATCAAACCAGTGATTGTCGTCGCCCTGATAGCGGTGCTCATTTTCACTGCGCTCAAACCGACCGCGGGCACACTGACTGAGCTGAAGTACGACGGCGCCAAGCACCTTTCGATCGCAGCCTTGATTGGTCTTTCGGTGGGCTTTTACGACGGACTCTTGGGTCCGGGAACTGGCTCATTCCTGATTATCGCGATGGTCATGTTCCTCGGCTATTCGTTTCTCGCGGCTTCCGCGAAAGCAAAGATCGTCAACCTCGCCACGAACGCCGGCGCCCTCATGTTTTTCCTGCCCAGCGGTCACTTGCTGTGGGGAATGGGCTTGATTCTAGGCCTCAGCAACATGGTGGGCGGCTACATTGGTGCGCGCATGGCCATCTCCAAGGGTGCGAACTTTGTGCGCGTGATCTTCTTGGTGGTGGTCTCAGTGCTGATCGTCCGCCTAGGCTGGGACGTCATTGCTGGCTAG
- a CDS encoding proline--tRNA ligase — MALRLSSLFLRTLRDDPVDAEVASHKLLVRAGYIRRAAPGIYTWLPLGLKVLGKVENIVREEMNAIGGQEVHFPALLPKEPYEATNRWTEYGDGIFRLKDRKEADYLLAPTHEEMFTLLVKDLYSSYKDLPVYLYQIQTKYRDEARPRAGLLRGREFVMKDSYSFTIDDEGLDAAYQAHRDAYLNIFARLGLEIVVVKATAGAMGGSKSEEFLHPSEAGEDTYVRSAGGYAANVEAVTTVVPESIDFTNAPAFEVHDTPNTPTIETLVAASNEVKPREDRPWVGADTLKNVVLAVVTPEGERRLVVVGLPGDRNVDTKRMEATIGDILGIAGEVAVEQATEEDLKTQPLIVKGYLGPALGSDNVLLGAEGSKTKIPYLVDPRVVPGTAWITGANEQDKHVFGLIAGRDFTWDGVVEASEVREGDLAPDGSGPLELARGMEMGHIFQLGRKYAEALGLQVLDQNGKLTTVTMGSYGVGVTRAVAAIVEARHDDKGIVWPRAVAPADVHVVVTGKGEELFTAADNLVADLEKRGLDVIYDDRPKVSAGVKFSDAELVGVPTIVVVGRGLADGVVEVKDRLSGEAQNVELEKIGDFLTDLIK; from the coding sequence GTGGCACTACGCCTTTCCTCACTCTTCTTGCGCACTCTGCGAGACGATCCTGTTGACGCCGAAGTAGCGAGCCACAAGCTCCTGGTTCGCGCCGGCTACATCCGTCGCGCCGCACCAGGGATCTACACCTGGTTGCCGCTGGGCTTGAAGGTGCTCGGCAAGGTGGAGAACATCGTCCGCGAAGAAATGAACGCGATCGGTGGACAAGAAGTTCACTTCCCAGCGTTGCTGCCGAAGGAACCTTACGAAGCCACGAACCGCTGGACCGAGTACGGCGACGGCATCTTCCGCCTCAAGGACCGCAAGGAAGCGGATTACCTCTTGGCTCCAACCCATGAGGAAATGTTCACCCTCTTGGTGAAGGACCTCTACAGCTCCTACAAGGACCTGCCGGTTTACCTGTATCAGATCCAGACCAAGTACCGCGATGAGGCACGTCCACGCGCAGGTCTGCTCCGCGGTCGCGAGTTCGTCATGAAGGATTCCTACTCCTTCACCATTGATGACGAGGGTCTGGACGCCGCATACCAAGCACACCGCGATGCTTACCTGAACATTTTCGCTCGCTTGGGTCTTGAGATCGTCGTCGTCAAGGCAACCGCTGGCGCTATGGGCGGCTCTAAGTCTGAAGAGTTCTTGCACCCATCTGAGGCCGGCGAAGACACCTACGTTCGCTCGGCGGGTGGCTACGCAGCCAACGTTGAAGCTGTCACCACTGTGGTGCCTGAATCGATCGACTTCACCAACGCTCCTGCGTTCGAAGTTCACGACACCCCGAACACCCCAACCATCGAGACCCTCGTGGCTGCCTCCAACGAGGTCAAGCCTCGCGAGGACCGCCCATGGGTTGGCGCTGACACGTTGAAGAACGTGGTTCTTGCCGTGGTCACGCCGGAAGGCGAACGCCGCCTCGTGGTGGTCGGCCTGCCAGGTGATCGTAACGTCGACACCAAGCGCATGGAAGCCACCATTGGCGACATCTTGGGTATTGCTGGCGAAGTTGCCGTTGAGCAAGCAACCGAAGAAGACCTCAAGACGCAGCCACTCATCGTCAAGGGCTACCTCGGCCCTGCCTTGGGCTCAGACAACGTCTTGCTTGGTGCAGAAGGCTCGAAGACCAAGATCCCTTACCTCGTGGATCCACGCGTGGTTCCCGGAACCGCATGGATCACCGGCGCCAACGAGCAGGACAAGCACGTCTTCGGCCTCATCGCCGGACGCGACTTCACCTGGGACGGCGTGGTTGAAGCTTCCGAGGTTCGCGAAGGCGACTTGGCTCCAGACGGCTCCGGCCCACTTGAGCTGGCTCGCGGCATGGAAATGGGACACATCTTCCAGCTGGGCCGCAAGTACGCTGAGGCGCTCGGCCTGCAGGTGCTTGACCAGAACGGAAAGCTCACCACCGTCACGATGGGCTCGTACGGCGTTGGCGTGACCCGTGCGGTCGCTGCGATCGTCGAAGCTCGCCACGATGACAAGGGCATTGTCTGGCCACGCGCTGTGGCTCCGGCTGACGTACACGTCGTGGTCACGGGTAAGGGTGAAGAGCTCTTCACTGCCGCTGACAACCTCGTGGCAGACCTCGAGAAGCGCGGACTCGACGTGATTTACGATGACCGTCCAAAGGTTTCGGCTGGCGTGAAGTTCTCCGACGCCGAACTCGTCGGTGTTCCAACCATCGTCGTGGTGGGCCGCGGCCTCGCCGACGGCGTCGTGGAAGTCAAGGATCGTCTCTCCGGCGAAGCTCAGAATGTCGAGCTGGAGAAGATCGGCGACTTCCTGACCGACCTCATCAAGTAG
- a CDS encoding HNH endonuclease signature motif containing protein has protein sequence MTTGTTLDTAPGGVFADAGTGSEGLDRYRFIHDAVRSAMDSLMNESMSRATWKECALLIEQISHQIARGQVHAADQFVDIATQEAAAGIGSRLRTKSPEEELAAHLGVSKSEIRRRLGVAEGLRDRLDGYGESVGSRLPLVADVFMNGDMSLLAASTMVREINKAATVADGVEGVDVEATREGMEAALVGAHKTGGCPLVNTVAKNWLNRLNTPDMKPTEEIKRQFQGLHWLGRKYGLNHGEFYLDDEQWATLMAGSSFEANPRIKSNFDSEGAVVDPDSDSLAGADRDAEGASDACFRGDEDVPEDLKDRRTRPQKLADGLVRSVKVALESAKLPLNGGLRPQVMVAIDLDTLQGRLAAEGTFLSHSAQLGPVDPGMIRQLACNAQLLPVMLNGEGKVLDVGEPKRLFTTQQRRILYARDLGCTAPGCTVPADGCDAHHVLEWSKGGPTTIDNGALVCHHHHQLVHESDWIINIAQGVPYWIPPKSVDPEQKPLRNQHFRHGLNS, from the coding sequence ATGACTACTGGGACGACTTTAGACACCGCGCCGGGCGGTGTTTTTGCGGACGCGGGTACGGGGTCTGAAGGGCTGGATCGGTACCGCTTCATTCACGACGCGGTGCGATCCGCGATGGACTCGTTGATGAACGAATCCATGAGTAGGGCGACGTGGAAAGAGTGCGCCTTGTTGATCGAGCAGATTTCGCATCAAATTGCGCGAGGCCAGGTTCATGCGGCCGATCAGTTCGTTGATATAGCCACGCAGGAAGCGGCGGCTGGAATCGGTAGCCGTTTGCGAACTAAGTCGCCAGAAGAAGAGCTCGCTGCGCATCTCGGTGTATCCAAATCTGAAATTCGACGCCGACTGGGTGTGGCCGAAGGATTGCGAGACCGGTTGGACGGGTATGGCGAATCCGTGGGGTCACGGTTGCCCCTCGTTGCCGACGTCTTCATGAACGGGGACATGTCCCTCTTGGCGGCATCCACGATGGTTCGTGAAATTAACAAAGCAGCGACGGTGGCCGATGGGGTTGAGGGCGTAGACGTTGAGGCAACGCGTGAAGGAATGGAAGCTGCTCTCGTCGGTGCACACAAGACTGGCGGGTGCCCATTGGTGAACACTGTCGCTAAGAACTGGTTGAACCGGCTCAACACGCCGGATATGAAACCCACTGAGGAGATCAAGCGGCAGTTCCAAGGTCTGCATTGGTTGGGACGTAAGTATGGGCTCAACCACGGAGAGTTCTATCTTGACGACGAGCAGTGGGCCACGCTCATGGCCGGGTCCTCTTTCGAGGCGAATCCGCGCATTAAGAGCAACTTTGATTCCGAGGGCGCTGTTGTGGATCCGGATTCCGATTCACTTGCTGGGGCTGATCGAGATGCCGAGGGTGCTTCGGATGCATGCTTTCGTGGCGACGAAGACGTGCCGGAGGACCTGAAGGATCGTCGTACTCGTCCGCAGAAACTTGCAGACGGGCTGGTTCGTAGCGTCAAGGTGGCGCTGGAATCTGCGAAGTTGCCGCTCAACGGTGGACTGCGGCCGCAAGTCATGGTCGCCATCGATCTAGACACTCTCCAAGGGCGTCTCGCCGCGGAAGGAACTTTCCTTTCCCATTCGGCGCAGCTAGGTCCGGTGGATCCAGGCATGATTCGGCAGCTCGCGTGTAACGCGCAACTGTTGCCGGTGATGCTCAACGGCGAAGGCAAAGTGCTCGATGTCGGAGAGCCGAAACGATTGTTCACTACGCAGCAACGCAGAATCCTGTATGCGAGGGACCTGGGTTGCACTGCGCCAGGGTGCACGGTCCCAGCAGATGGCTGCGATGCCCACCATGTTTTGGAATGGTCGAAAGGTGGGCCCACCACTATCGACAACGGTGCGCTCGTGTGCCATCACCATCACCAGCTAGTCCACGAGTCTGACTGGATCATCAACATCGCGCAGGGCGTTCCTTATTGGATTCCGCCCAAATCTGTGGACCCCGAGCAAAAACCACTTCGAAATCAGCACTTCCGGCATGGCCTGAATAGCTGA
- a CDS encoding DUF4081 domain-containing GNAT family N-acetyltransferase: MAKILSKVAPWSRSTRFRGEPGEQVTPSVRVLSELERPDLEALVALDPVSNIFLDSYLRNGHPMNRSGGRAMVLGQYDNAGLRSACWVGSNVVPVNVDYDSGAEYGAALLRVGLRYSSIFGPSDGVMGIWSTLQRGHQQALDVRPHQPLMARSAPSDIPPEPTLRRARPDEFDVMLPACAAMFEEELGYSPLISGRAYYEQRVRTLIERGFSLVDRDPDGRVIFKAELGNVSPRATQIQGVWMNPSVRGQGLAKSYMSAVVDMALEVAPVVSLYVNDYNRTALNVYRRVGFEEIGEFATVLF, encoded by the coding sequence ATGGCGAAGATACTGTCCAAGGTGGCCCCGTGGTCACGATCCACTAGGTTCCGCGGCGAACCTGGTGAGCAGGTTACCCCCAGCGTTCGTGTGCTCAGTGAGTTGGAGCGCCCGGATCTAGAAGCCCTGGTGGCGCTGGATCCGGTCTCTAACATCTTCCTCGATTCATACCTTCGTAACGGCCACCCCATGAACCGCTCTGGTGGACGGGCCATGGTTCTTGGCCAGTACGACAACGCCGGCTTGCGTTCCGCTTGCTGGGTGGGATCCAACGTGGTTCCGGTCAACGTGGATTACGATTCCGGTGCGGAATACGGCGCGGCTCTGTTGCGCGTGGGGTTGCGGTATTCCTCGATCTTTGGGCCGTCCGACGGTGTCATGGGCATTTGGTCCACGTTGCAGCGCGGTCATCAACAAGCATTGGATGTGCGGCCTCATCAGCCGCTCATGGCGCGTTCTGCGCCATCTGATATTCCTCCTGAGCCGACCCTGCGCCGTGCGCGTCCTGACGAGTTCGACGTCATGTTGCCCGCGTGCGCGGCCATGTTTGAAGAAGAACTCGGCTATTCGCCGTTGATTTCTGGGCGCGCGTATTACGAACAGCGCGTGCGCACTCTCATTGAGCGAGGGTTCTCGCTCGTAGATCGCGACCCCGACGGCCGCGTCATTTTCAAGGCTGAACTCGGCAATGTGTCGCCGCGCGCCACCCAGATTCAGGGTGTCTGGATGAACCCATCCGTTCGCGGTCAGGGCCTTGCGAAGTCCTATATGTCTGCTGTGGTGGATATGGCCCTCGAAGTGGCGCCTGTGGTGAGCCTTTATGTGAACGACTACAACCGCACAGCCCTCAACGTGTACCGTCGCGTGGGCTTTGAGGAGATCGGCGAATTCGCCACTGTGCTCTTTTAA
- the ispG gene encoding flavodoxin-dependent (E)-4-hydroxy-3-methylbut-2-enyl-diphosphate synthase has protein sequence MTAVNLGIPSLPPPVLAPRRKTRQIKVGSVGVGSDSQISVQSMTTTPTTNINATLQQIAELTAAGCDIVRVACPSADDAEALPIIAKKSQIPVIADIHFQPKYVFAAIEAGCAAVRVNPGNIRKFDDQVKEIAKAAKDHGTSIRIGVNAGSLDKRIMDKYGKATPEALVESAVWEASLFEEHDFHDFKISVKHNDPVVMVRAYEMLAERGDWPLHLGVTEAGPAFQGTIKSSVAFGALLSQGIGDTIRVSLSAPPVEEIKVGLQILQSLNLRERRLEIVSCPSCGRAQVDVYKLAEEVTAGLEGMTVPLRVAVMGCVVNGPGEAREADLGVASGNGKGQIFVKGEVIKTVPEDQIVETLIEEALRIAEESGGTDGEDTVQGGPVVTIH, from the coding sequence TTGACAGCCGTCAACCTTGGCATCCCGTCCTTACCACCACCCGTCTTGGCTCCGCGCCGTAAGACGCGTCAAATCAAGGTTGGTTCGGTGGGTGTGGGTTCGGACTCGCAGATCAGCGTCCAGTCCATGACCACCACGCCTACGACGAACATCAATGCCACGCTCCAGCAGATCGCGGAACTTACCGCTGCCGGTTGTGACATTGTGCGTGTGGCGTGCCCTTCCGCCGATGACGCTGAGGCGTTGCCGATCATCGCGAAGAAGTCCCAGATCCCGGTGATCGCGGACATTCACTTCCAGCCGAAGTACGTCTTCGCGGCGATTGAGGCCGGTTGCGCGGCTGTTCGCGTGAACCCGGGCAACATCCGCAAGTTTGATGATCAAGTCAAGGAAATTGCGAAGGCTGCCAAGGATCACGGCACCTCCATCCGCATCGGCGTCAACGCCGGTTCTTTGGACAAGCGCATCATGGACAAGTACGGCAAGGCCACCCCCGAAGCCCTCGTGGAGTCCGCGGTGTGGGAAGCGTCCTTGTTTGAAGAGCACGATTTCCACGACTTCAAGATCTCCGTCAAGCACAATGACCCGGTAGTAATGGTCCGCGCGTATGAGATGTTGGCTGAGCGCGGCGATTGGCCGTTGCACTTGGGTGTGACCGAGGCCGGCCCGGCGTTCCAGGGAACCATCAAGTCCTCCGTGGCTTTTGGTGCGTTGCTCTCGCAGGGCATTGGCGACACCATTCGCGTGTCTTTGTCCGCGCCTCCCGTGGAGGAAATCAAGGTGGGCTTGCAGATCCTGCAGTCCTTGAATTTGCGTGAACGCCGCCTCGAGATTGTGTCCTGCCCTTCGTGCGGCCGCGCTCAGGTGGATGTTTACAAGCTGGCTGAAGAAGTGACTGCCGGCCTTGAAGGCATGACGGTTCCGCTGCGCGTTGCGGTCATGGGCTGCGTTGTGAACGGTCCCGGCGAAGCTCGCGAAGCGGACTTGGGTGTTGCTTCGGGCAATGGCAAGGGTCAGATTTTTGTGAAGGGCGAAGTCATCAAGACGGTGCCTGAGGACCAAATCGTGGAGACTTTGATCGAAGAAGCACTCCGAATTGCAGAGGAAAGCGGGGGAACGGATGGCGAAGATACTGTCCAAGGTGGCCCCGTGGTCACGATCCACTAG
- a CDS encoding YciI family protein: MSVYAVEYVYEPGSEEGRSENRADHRALLASLTDIENVKLVASGPYTDGSGALLLFAAATEEKLRDVLAQDPFNRLGFVKNLRVTEWEPVTGELSQYA, encoded by the coding sequence ATGAGTGTTTACGCAGTCGAATACGTTTATGAGCCCGGATCTGAAGAAGGCCGCAGCGAAAACCGTGCAGATCACCGCGCGTTGCTGGCCTCGTTGACGGATATTGAGAACGTGAAATTGGTGGCATCTGGTCCGTACACGGATGGTTCCGGAGCGCTTTTGCTCTTCGCCGCCGCAACCGAAGAAAAGCTTCGCGACGTGCTGGCCCAGGATCCGTTCAACCGGCTTGGATTTGTGAAGAATCTCCGGGTCACTGAGTGGGAGCCCGTCACTGGCGAGCTTTCCCAGTACGCGTAA